From the genome of Aquila chrysaetos chrysaetos chromosome 12, bAquChr1.4, whole genome shotgun sequence, one region includes:
- the LOC115348947 gene encoding uncharacterized protein LOC115348947: protein MSVLDCSLILEKLKEYEASPTPPGVVWTHDNCHNPEVVASCITNLVKEQGLWSGKGKAIVCAVLGAALTAAQKDRDLTGQAEGETIRSLQDQVKVLRDQLAEERDVTKTVKSLQEQTEILQSQLAAERNTTQRLHAALSDALDRDKNQWEVNRVLVWQQEKWEEILNIAKWKSFLVGWIAVHQIGDHPAYLLNDQVDSLTLLARFTLEGEEEKWEHLIGMVACKTRPLREQRFVQRGSK, encoded by the exons ATGTCGGTGCTTGACTGCTCCCTGATTCTTGAGAAATTGAAGGAGTATGAGGCGTCTCCTACTCCACCGGGAGTGGTCTGGACCCACGACAATTGTCATAATCCAGAAGTAGTGGCAAGTTGTATCACTAACCTTGTGAAGGAGCAAGGGTTGTGGTCAGGTAAAGGAAAAGCTATAGTGTGTGCAGTATTAGGGGCAGCACTGACCGCAGCCCAAAAGGATAGAGACTTGACTGGGCAAGCAGAAGGGGAGACAATCAGATCCTTGCAAGATCAGGTAAAAGTTCTACGGGATCAATTGGCTGAGGAACGTGATGTTACCAAAACAGTCAAGTCCTTGCAAGagcaaactgaaattttgcaaaGCCAATTAGCCGCTGAGCGTAACACCACTCAGCGACTCCACGCAGCTCTGTCAGATGCCCTGGACCGAGACAAA AATCAATGGGAGGTCAATCGGGTACTGGTGTGGCAACaagaaaaatgggaggaaatCCTGAACATAGCCAAATGGAAATCCTTTTTAGTAGGATGGATTGCTGTGCACCAGATAGGAGACCATCCAGCTTACCTTTTGAATGATCAGGTGGATTCGCTGACCCTCTTAGCAAGGTTCACTCTAGagggtgaagaggaaaaatgggaaCACTTAATTGGAATGGTTGCATGTAAAACGAGGCCACTCAGGGAGCAAAGATTCGTTCAAAGAGGCAGTAAGTAG